The sequence CGACTCCAGTAACGCGATCGGTGTGAACCGTTCCGGCGACCTGCTCGAGACGAACTCACGCGTACGTCTCCGGATTCCATTCGCCGCCGAGTTCCGACCGCTTGTCGGTCTCGAACGAGCCGCCCTCGAAGATCGTCACGCGACCGGTCTCCTCGCTCAGCGTCAGCGCCGAGACCACGTTCGGCCGCCGCGAGGTGTCCAGCGCGCTCATGTGGCGCGATCCCATCCACTCCTCGTACTCGTCTCTCTGCTCGTCGAGGGTCTCGAGTTCCTCGGGCAGCAGATCGGTAAAGCGAACCATCTGGTGCTGGACGACGCCGTCGACGCTGACGACGAGAGCGCCGTCCCGCGTCATCGCGACCTCGCGGGCCGTCTCGTAGAAGCGCTCTAAATCCAGACAGACGTCGCGACAGCGGTCCGTCGGCCACGTGTTCCGCCCCATCGGATCCGCGAAGGCCGCGACTGTCGGCCCCGTGACGACGGCGATGTACATCCCCGGCCCCTTCACGTACTGCTCGTCCCACCGATCGAAGTTCAGGCTGATCGACTCGAGGGAGTGGTGGAGACAGTCGATCAGCTTCTGGACCCCGTCGTGGGTCTCGTAGGCGATCCGAAGCTCGTCGTCCATACCGGCGTTTGAACCCGGCGTGCCGTAACCCCGGTGCCTGAACGGCCCCGTCGACCGTCCGGCGGTTCGGGAGCGGACCACTTTTTGCCGCGCCGCGCCGATACCGACCGAATGCTGACCAAGGACCTGCTCCGTGTCTCGCGGGCCGGAGGCGGCTACCACCTCCAGTTCGCCGACCGGGAGCACCGTCCACTCGCCGCCCGCGTGATCGGCACGTACCAGGGCCATGTCGGCGAATCCCGCGCGGAACTCGAGGAGGCCCTGACCGAACTCGAGCGCGGCGCGGACGACTTCAAGCTCGTCAGGGGGCTGTCGGCGCTGCTCGAGCGCGACGCGACGTTCGAGACCGACGCCGAGATCGACCCCGAACGAGCGCGCCGGGCCGCCTTCGAGGCCGCCGAAGCGGTCGGCGTCGTGAGTGAGGACGAGCGCGCCGTGGCCCTCGATCGCGCCAGCGAGTCGTTCGGCGTCTCGACCGACACCGTCGCGGGGGCGCTGTACGCCGACCTCGAGGAGCGACAGGTCCTCGCCGAACTGGCCGCGCGGTGGGAACCCGACGAGCTGGTGGCCCAGTACAACCTTTCGCTGGCCCAGACCGCGCTCTTCGACGCCACCGAACTCCGGGTCCGCTCGAGCGATCCGAAGGCGCTCGTTTCGGCGAT comes from Haloterrigena salifodinae and encodes:
- a CDS encoding diadenylate cyclase — protein: MDDELRIAYETHDGVQKLIDCLHHSLESISLNFDRWDEQYVKGPGMYIAVVTGPTVAAFADPMGRNTWPTDRCRDVCLDLERFYETAREVAMTRDGALVVSVDGVVQHQMVRFTDLLPEELETLDEQRDEYEEWMGSRHMSALDTSRRPNVVSALTLSEETGRVTIFEGGSFETDKRSELGGEWNPETYA